The following proteins are encoded in a genomic region of Dasypus novemcinctus isolate mDasNov1 chromosome 21, mDasNov1.1.hap2, whole genome shotgun sequence:
- the CFAP52 gene encoding cilia- and flagella-associated protein 52: protein MKDNRVMSVQASPEAEVAELELEAVIGFNGHVPAGLKCHPDQEHLIYPLGCTVLIQAINTHEQNFLHGHGNNVSCVAISKNGDYIASGQVTFMGFKADIILWDYKKRELIARLSLHKGKIEALAFSPNDLYLVSLGGPDDGSVVVWSIAKRDAICGSPAAGLNVGNATTVVFSKCRDEMFVTAGNGTIRVWELDLPNRKIWPTECQTGQMKRIVMSITMADDDSFFYLGTTTGDILKMNPRTKMLTDTGPVKDKFSLGVSALLCLKMGGLLVGSGAGLLMFCKSPSYRPIKKMQLQGGISSITLRGEGHQFFVGTEESHIYCISFTDFKETLIATCHFEAVQDIVFPFGTAELFATCAKKDIRVWHTTSNRELLRITVPNMTCHGIDFMRDGKSIVSAWNDGRIRAFAPETGRLMYVINSAHRIGVTAIATTSDCKRIISGGGEGEVRVWQIGCQTQKLEEALKEHKSSVSCIRVKKNNEECVTASTDGTCIIWDLVRLRRNQMILANTLFQCVCYHPEEFQIITSGTDRKIAYWEVFDGSVIRELDGSLSGSINGMDITVEGVHFVTGGNDHLVKVWDYNEGEVTHVGVGHSGNITRIRISPGNRYIVSVSADGAILRWKYPYAS, encoded by the exons GGCACGTGCCCGCTGGTCTGAAATGCCACcctgaccaggagcatctgattTACCCTCTGGGTTGCACAGTCCTCATTCAGGCGATAAACACTCACGAACAGAATTTCCTGCACGGTCACGGTAACAACGTCTCCTGTGTGGCCATCTCCAAGAACGGGGATTACATTGCCTCTGGCCAAGTCACATTCATGGGGTTCAAG GCAGATATCATTCTGTGGGATTACAAGAAAAGGGAGCTGATTGCTCGGCTGTCACTGCACAAGGGCAAAATTGAAGCGCTGGCCTTCTCACCAAATGACTTGTACCTGGTATCACTAGGAGGCCCAGATGATGGGAG CGTGGTGGTGTGGAGTATCGCCAAGAGGGACGCCATCTGCGGCAGCCCGGCCGCCGGCCTCAACGTGGGCAACGCCACCACGGTGGTCTTCTCAAAGTGCAGGGACGAGATGTTTGTCACCGCCGGGAA tGGGACAATTCGCGTATGGGAACTGGATCTCCCGAATAGAAAAATCTGGCCGACAGAGTGCCAGACAGGACAGATGAAAAGAATAGTCATGAGCATTACC atGGCTGACGATGACAGCTTTTTCTACCTTGGCACCACAACGGGTGATATCCTAAAAATGAACCCCAGGACTAAAATGTTGACAGACACTGGGCCTGTGAAGGACAAATTCAGTCTG GGAGTGTCGGCTCTCCTGTGCCTGAAGATGGGGGGCTTGCTGGTGGGCTCCGGAGCCGGCTTGCTCATGTTTTGTAAAAGCCCCAGCTACAGACCCATTAA GAAAATGCAGTTACAAGGTGGCATCAGTTCCATCACACTTCGAGGAGAAGGACACCAGTTTTTTGTAGGAACAGAAGAATCACACATTTATTGTATCAGCTTCACAGATTTCAAAGAGACTCTAATTGCTACATGTCACTTCGAAGCTGTCCAGGACATTGTCTTTCCATT TGGCACTGCTGAGCTATTTGCCACCTGTGCCAAGAAAGACATCAGAGTGTGGCACACGACATCCAACAGGGAGCTGCTGCGGATCACAGTTCCCAACATGACCTGCCACGGCATTGACTTCATGAGAGATGGCAAGAGCATCGTTTCAG CCTGGAACGATGGTAGAATCCGAGCCTTCGCCCCAGAGACGGGCAGGTTGATGTACGTCATCAACAGCGCCCACAGGATCGGCGTGACCGCCATCGCCACCACCAGTGACTGCAAAAGGATCATCAGCggcggcggggaaggggag GTGAGGGTGTGGCAGATCGGCTGCCAGACCCAGAAGCTCGAGGAGGCCCTAAAGGAGCACAAGTCCTCTGTGTCCTGCATCAGGGTGAAGAAGAACAACGAGGAGTGCGTCACCGCCAGCACCGACGGAACTTGCATCATCTGGGACCTTGT gcgtcTTAGGAGGAATCAGATGATCCTGGCCAACACCTTATTCCAGTGTGTTTGCTATCACCCTGAAGAATTCCAGATCATCACCAGTGGAACAGACAGAAAG ATTGCTTACTGGGAAGTATTTGATGGGTCAGTCATCAGAGAGCTGGACGGCTCCTTGTCTGGGTCAATAAATGGTATGGATATTACAGTGGAAGGAGTGCACTTTGTTACAG GTGGAAATGACCATCTGGTCAAAGTCTGGGATTATAATGAGGGTGAAGTGACTCATGTTGGAGTGGGCCACAGTGGCAATATCACACGCATCCGGATCAGCCCAGGGAATCGGTACATCGTTAGTGTAAGCGCCGACGGAGCCATCTTGAGATGGAAGTACCCATACGCCTCCTGA